The proteins below are encoded in one region of Pacificitalea manganoxidans:
- a CDS encoding DUF2842 domain-containing protein codes for MALSYKARRRWSLVILLVGLPLYIVAAVTVVGLLDRPPVLVELAIYIGLGVLWALPFRFVFRGVGKPSDDAQTKRK; via the coding sequence GTGGCGCTGAGCTACAAGGCACGGCGGCGCTGGTCGCTCGTCATCCTGCTGGTGGGGCTGCCGCTCTATATCGTTGCGGCGGTGACGGTGGTGGGGCTGCTGGATCGCCCGCCGGTGTTGGTCGAACTGGCGATCTATATCGGGCTGGGCGTGCTTTGGGCGCTGCCGTTCAGGTTCGTGTTTCGCGGGGTCGGCAAACCGTCCGACGATGCGCAGACCAAGCGCAAGTGA
- a CDS encoding adenylosuccinate synthase produces the protein MANVVVVGAQWGDEGKGKIVDWLSERADVIARFQGGHNAGHTLVIDGEVFKLSLLPSGIVRKGKRSVIGNGVVLDPWALIDEIARLTKQGVEVSPDNLMIAENTPLILPVHGELDRARESQTGVAKIGTTGRGIGPAYEDKVGRRTVRVADLADRATLESRVDRLLVHHDALRRGLGLPEVDRAALMAKLEEIAPQILPFAAPVWKVLNEDRRAGKRILFEGAQGSLLDIDFGTYPFVTSSNTMSGMAATGTGLGPNAIDFVLGIVKAYTTRVGEGPFPTELQDADGQRLGERGHEFGTVTGRQRRCGWFDAVLVRQTCATSGVSGIALTKLDVLDGFDELKICTGYELDGETLDYLPTAADQQARVTPVYETMKGWSESTAGARSWADLPAEAIKYVRRVEELIQCPVALLSTSPERDDTILVTDPFAD, from the coding sequence ATGGCCAACGTCGTCGTCGTCGGCGCCCAATGGGGCGACGAAGGGAAAGGCAAGATCGTGGACTGGCTCAGCGAGCGGGCCGACGTGATTGCCCGGTTTCAGGGCGGCCATAACGCCGGCCATACGCTGGTCATCGATGGCGAGGTGTTCAAGCTGTCGCTGCTGCCCTCCGGCATTGTCCGCAAGGGCAAGCGCTCGGTCATTGGCAATGGCGTTGTGCTGGACCCTTGGGCGCTGATCGATGAGATCGCCCGCCTCACCAAGCAAGGTGTCGAGGTCAGCCCCGACAACCTGATGATCGCGGAAAATACCCCGCTGATCCTGCCGGTGCATGGCGAGTTGGACCGCGCCCGCGAATCCCAGACCGGCGTTGCCAAAATCGGCACCACCGGCCGCGGCATCGGCCCGGCCTATGAGGATAAGGTGGGTCGCCGCACCGTGCGCGTGGCCGATCTGGCCGACCGCGCGACGCTCGAATCCCGCGTCGACCGTTTGCTGGTGCATCACGATGCGCTGCGCCGGGGTCTGGGCCTGCCCGAGGTCGACCGCGCCGCGCTGATGGCCAAGCTTGAAGAGATCGCGCCGCAGATCCTGCCTTTCGCCGCGCCGGTGTGGAAGGTGCTCAACGAAGACCGCCGCGCGGGCAAGCGTATCCTGTTCGAAGGCGCGCAAGGCTCGCTGCTGGATATTGACTTCGGCACTTACCCGTTCGTCACCTCGTCCAACACCATGTCCGGCATGGCGGCGACGGGCACCGGGCTGGGCCCCAATGCGATTGATTTCGTGCTGGGCATCGTCAAGGCCTACACCACCCGCGTCGGCGAAGGCCCCTTCCCGACCGAATTGCAGGACGCCGATGGTCAGCGTCTGGGCGAGCGCGGGCATGAGTTCGGCACCGTCACGGGCCGTCAGCGCCGCTGCGGTTGGTTCGATGCGGTTCTGGTCCGTCAGACCTGCGCGACCTCCGGCGTGTCCGGCATCGCGCTGACCAAGCTGGACGTTCTGGACGGCTTCGACGAGCTGAAAATCTGCACCGGCTATGAGCTGGATGGCGAGACGCTGGACTACCTGCCCACCGCCGCCGATCAGCAGGCCCGCGTCACCCCGGTCTACGAGACGATGAAGGGCTGGTCGGAAAGCACTGCTGGCGCACGCAGCTGGGCCGATCTGCCCGCCGAGGCGATCAAGTATGTGCGCCGGGTCGAGGAACTGATCCAGTGTCCCGTCGCGCTGCTGTCCACCTCGCCCGAGCGCGACGACACGATCCTCGTCACCGATCCGTTCGCGGATTGA
- a CDS encoding DUF6524 family protein, with amino-acid sequence MERPPRPDWLSVLLTPIFYRWAAAFVLMAATFNPTQWNYVRWASRSMSDQLPMVVLVGLVLVIGYTIYLRATLRSIGAVGMGLVSAVVAALVWVLIDAGWMRLSDPSATTWLVLVALSAVLGIGLSWSIIRRRLSGQADVDDVDL; translated from the coding sequence ATGGAGCGTCCCCCCCGACCAGACTGGCTGAGTGTTTTGCTGACCCCGATCTTCTACCGATGGGCCGCGGCTTTCGTGCTGATGGCTGCGACCTTCAATCCGACCCAATGGAACTATGTCCGCTGGGCCAGCCGATCCATGTCGGACCAGCTGCCGATGGTGGTTCTGGTCGGGCTGGTTCTGGTGATTGGCTACACGATCTATCTGCGGGCCACGCTGCGCTCCATCGGGGCGGTGGGCATGGGGCTGGTCAGCGCGGTCGTCGCAGCGCTGGTCTGGGTGCTGATCGATGCGGGCTGGATGCGGCTGTCCGATCCGTCCGCGACCACATGGCTGGTGCTGGTCGCGTTGTCTGCGGTGCTGGGGATCGGGCTGTCATGGTCGATCATCCGGCGGCGGCTGTCGGGGCAGGCGGACGTGGACGACGTCGACCTGTAA
- the secG gene encoding preprotein translocase subunit SecG: protein MENVVLIVHLILALCLIAVVLLQRSEGGGLGMGGGGGGGGVMSGRAAATALGKLTWLFAIAFICTSIALTILAAMDSAGGSVVDRFTPAPAVQDSTIDGDTDMPAGSELLPPSSGESGNAPLLPRAD, encoded by the coding sequence ATGGAAAACGTCGTCCTCATCGTTCATCTGATCCTCGCGCTCTGCCTGATCGCCGTGGTGCTTCTGCAGCGCTCGGAAGGCGGCGGCCTTGGCATGGGCGGCGGCGGAGGCGGCGGTGGCGTGATGAGCGGCCGTGCCGCAGCCACCGCGCTGGGCAAACTCACATGGCTGTTCGCCATCGCATTCATCTGCACGTCGATCGCGCTGACGATCCTTGCGGCGATGGACAGTGCCGGCGGCTCCGTCGTGGACCGGTTCACCCCGGCGCCCGCGGTTCAGGACAGCACCATCGACGGCGATACCGACATGCCGGCAGGCTCGGAACTTCTGCCGCCCTCGTCGGGCGAAAGCGGGAATGCGCCGCTTCTTCCGCGCGCCGACTGA
- a CDS encoding CTP synthase — protein sequence MARFIFITGGVVSSLGKGLASAALGALLQARGYSVRLRKLDPYLNVDPGTMSPFEHGEVFVTDDGAETDLDLGHYERFTGVAARKTDSVSSGRIYSNVLEKERRGDYLGKTIQVIPHVTNEIKDFISIGEDEVDFMLCEIGGTVGDIEGLPFFEAIRQFSQDKPRGQCLFMHLTLLPWIKASGELKTKPTQHSVKELRSIGLAPDILVCRSEGPIPAKEREKLALFCNVRPDSVIAAQDLSTIYDAPLAYHREGLDQAVLDAFQISPAPKPDLAKWEDVSDRIHNAEGEVRVAIVGKYTQLEDAYKSIAEALTHGGMANRVRVKVEWVDAEIFEREDPAVHLEGFHAILVPGGFGERGTEGKIKAAEFARTHKVPYLGICLGMQMAVIEAARNVAGVATAGSEEFDHEAGKRRFEPVVYHLKEWVQGNHKVERKVGDDKGGTMRLGAYDAALTDGSRVAAIYGDTAIEERHRHRYEVDIKYKEQLEKTGLCFSGMSPDGRLPEIVEWTDHPWFIGVQFHPELKSKPFEPHPLFADFVRAARDVSRLV from the coding sequence ATGGCGCGTTTCATCTTCATCACCGGCGGCGTTGTATCTTCACTGGGCAAAGGGCTGGCATCCGCCGCGCTTGGCGCCCTGTTGCAGGCCCGCGGCTATTCCGTCCGACTGCGCAAGCTCGATCCCTATCTGAATGTCGATCCCGGCACGATGAGCCCGTTCGAGCATGGCGAGGTCTTTGTGACCGATGACGGGGCCGAAACCGATCTGGACCTTGGCCATTACGAACGCTTCACCGGCGTGGCTGCGCGCAAGACCGACAGCGTGTCTTCCGGGCGGATCTATTCCAACGTGCTCGAGAAGGAACGCCGCGGCGATTACCTGGGCAAAACCATTCAGGTCATTCCGCACGTCACCAATGAAATCAAGGACTTCATCTCAATCGGTGAGGATGAGGTCGATTTCATGCTGTGCGAGATCGGCGGCACGGTCGGCGATATCGAAGGCCTGCCGTTTTTTGAGGCGATCCGTCAGTTCAGTCAGGACAAGCCGCGCGGTCAGTGCCTGTTCATGCATCTGACCTTGCTTCCGTGGATAAAGGCCAGCGGCGAGTTGAAGACCAAGCCGACGCAGCACTCGGTCAAGGAACTGCGCTCCATCGGTCTGGCGCCCGATATCCTCGTCTGCCGCTCCGAAGGGCCGATCCCGGCCAAGGAACGCGAGAAGCTGGCACTGTTCTGCAACGTGCGCCCCGACAGCGTGATCGCCGCGCAGGATCTGTCCACCATCTATGATGCGCCGCTGGCTTATCACCGCGAGGGTCTGGATCAGGCCGTGCTCGACGCGTTTCAGATCAGCCCCGCGCCGAAGCCCGATCTGGCGAAGTGGGAAGACGTGTCTGACCGTATCCACAACGCCGAAGGCGAAGTGCGCGTGGCGATCGTCGGTAAATACACCCAGTTGGAAGACGCCTATAAATCCATCGCGGAGGCCCTCACCCACGGGGGCATGGCCAATCGCGTGCGGGTAAAGGTCGAATGGGTCGATGCGGAGATTTTCGAGCGCGAAGATCCCGCGGTCCATCTCGAAGGCTTCCACGCGATCCTCGTGCCCGGCGGCTTTGGCGAGCGCGGCACCGAGGGCAAGATCAAGGCCGCCGAATTCGCCCGCACCCATAAAGTGCCCTATCTGGGCATCTGTCTGGGCATGCAGATGGCGGTGATCGAAGCCGCGCGTAACGTCGCCGGTGTCGCCACGGCCGGGTCGGAGGAATTCGACCACGAAGCGGGCAAGCGCCGCTTTGAGCCGGTCGTCTACCACCTGAAGGAATGGGTGCAGGGCAATCACAAGGTCGAGCGCAAGGTCGGCGATGACAAGGGCGGTACCATGCGGCTTGGCGCCTATGACGCGGCGCTGACCGATGGATCCCGCGTGGCGGCGATCTATGGCGACACAGCCATCGAAGAACGCCACCGTCACCGCTACGAGGTCGACATCAAGTATAAGGAACAGCTGGAAAAGACCGGTCTGTGCTTCTCGGGGATGTCGCCGGACGGTCGCTTGCCTGAAATCGTGGAATGGACCGATCACCCGTGGTTCATCGGCGTGCAGTTCCACCCGGAGCTGAAATCCAAACCGTTCGAGCCGCATCCGCTATTCGCTGATTTCGTCCGCGCCGCGCGCGACGTGTCGCGGCTGGTCTAA
- a CDS encoding ceramidase domain-containing protein has translation MDWTAQLDGYCERIDPSFWAEPLNAVTNAAFVLVAMLMWGRARSGGGRMLCAVLAVIGVGSFLFHTLATVWASLADTGPIAVFVLSYLYLANRDFLGWSRVGAVLGLVAAIPAIALATPLLARVPFIGISAMYWPVVLLIAGYGVALARRAPELAGGLWLGAGILTLSLVSRSIDGLLCPVWPVGTHMLWHVLNAAMLGWMIELHARVRDGRTPAA, from the coding sequence ATGGACTGGACCGCGCAACTCGACGGCTATTGCGAACGGATCGATCCGTCCTTCTGGGCGGAGCCTTTGAATGCCGTGACCAATGCCGCGTTCGTCCTTGTCGCGATGCTGATGTGGGGGCGCGCGCGGTCGGGCGGCGGACGGATGCTCTGCGCGGTGCTGGCTGTGATCGGGGTTGGCTCGTTTCTGTTTCACACGCTCGCCACGGTCTGGGCGTCGCTGGCCGATACCGGGCCGATCGCCGTTTTCGTGCTGAGCTATCTTTACCTTGCGAACCGGGATTTTCTGGGCTGGTCGCGCGTGGGGGCGGTGCTGGGACTGGTGGCGGCGATCCCGGCCATCGCGCTGGCGACGCCCCTGTTGGCGCGGGTGCCGTTCATCGGCATCTCCGCGATGTATTGGCCGGTCGTTCTGCTGATTGCGGGCTACGGCGTGGCCTTGGCGCGGCGCGCGCCGGAACTGGCGGGTGGGCTATGGCTGGGCGCGGGGATTTTGACCCTGTCGCTGGTCTCGCGCAGCATCGATGGCCTGCTATGCCCGGTCTGGCCCGTGGGGACGCATATGCTGTGGCATGTGCTGAACGCGGCGATGCTGGGCTGGATGATCGAATTGCACGCGCGGGTTCGGGACGGGCGCACGCCCGCGGCCTAG
- a CDS encoding metal-dependent hydrolase produces the protein MKIIWLGHAGFRIEIGGQILLIDPWLSGNPSFPEERREEAIAGATHILITHGHGDHTSDALGIARQTGATLVGIADLMGYWGSKGEVETIGFNKGGTVRLGDVAVTMVNATHSSALEGKDGPVYAGHEAGYMIAAEGHVIYLSGDTDVMADMALFQDLHAPDIGILACGGHFTMDMRRAAYAASKFFDFKTVIPCHYKTFPLLEQSAQPLIDALPDAEVIEPEVMTPIEI, from the coding sequence ATGAAAATCATCTGGCTGGGCCATGCAGGGTTCCGGATCGAGATCGGCGGGCAGATCCTGCTTATCGATCCGTGGCTGTCGGGCAACCCCTCTTTCCCCGAGGAGCGGCGCGAGGAGGCGATTGCCGGAGCGACCCACATCCTCATCACCCACGGCCATGGCGATCATACCTCGGACGCGCTGGGGATCGCACGGCAGACAGGGGCAACGCTGGTCGGGATCGCGGACCTCATGGGCTACTGGGGCTCGAAGGGCGAGGTGGAGACTATCGGCTTCAACAAAGGCGGCACGGTGCGGTTGGGCGACGTTGCGGTGACGATGGTGAACGCGACCCATTCCTCGGCTTTAGAGGGGAAGGACGGTCCGGTCTATGCCGGGCACGAGGCGGGCTACATGATCGCGGCCGAGGGCCATGTGATCTATCTGTCGGGCGACACCGATGTCATGGCGGATATGGCGCTGTTTCAGGATCTGCACGCGCCCGATATCGGCATCCTCGCCTGCGGCGGACATTTCACGATGGACATGCGCCGCGCCGCCTATGCCGCGTCGAAATTCTTTGATTTCAAAACCGTGATCCCCTGCCATTACAAGACCTTCCCCTTGCTGGAGCAGTCCGCGCAGCCGCTCATCGACGCGCTGCCCGACGCAGAGGTGATCGAACCCGAGGTCATGACACCGATTGAGATCTGA
- a CDS encoding DsrE family protein, producing MRITLRPLLLAGLVALPLGAAHAQSNTPAPGGAEAPAAATPVRVAIHVDENDPARMTMALNNAANIEAYYAEQGQEVEIEIVTYGPGLHMLRADTSPVADRIATMSLEYPDMVFSACENTIAGMERQSGETVSLIDEAVKVPSGAVRLIELQNEGWAYLRP from the coding sequence ATGCGCATTACTCTTCGCCCGCTTCTGCTGGCCGGTCTGGTCGCCCTGCCGCTGGGGGCCGCCCATGCCCAGAGCAATACCCCCGCCCCCGGCGGTGCCGAGGCCCCTGCTGCCGCGACACCCGTCCGCGTCGCGATCCATGTCGATGAAAATGATCCGGCGCGGATGACGATGGCGCTCAACAACGCCGCCAATATCGAGGCGTATTACGCCGAGCAGGGCCAAGAGGTTGAAATCGAGATCGTAACCTACGGGCCGGGTCTGCACATGCTGCGCGCCGACACCTCGCCCGTGGCCGACCGGATCGCGACCATGTCGCTCGAATATCCCGACATGGTATTTTCGGCCTGCGAAAACACCATCGCCGGAATGGAACGCCAAAGCGGCGAAACCGTGTCGCTCATCGATGAGGCGGTCAAGGTTCCGTCTGGCGCGGTGCGCCTGATCGAATTGCAGAACGAAGGCTGGGCCTATCTGCGCCCCTGA
- a CDS encoding nucleoside deaminase encodes MSRFTTHMYTALEEARAAAARGEVPVGAVLTDPAGRVVARAGNRTRELHDPTAHAEILAIRAACAAAGSDRLPGHVLWVTLEPCPMCATAISAARIARLIYGAADPKSGGVAQGPRIFAHPQAHHRPEVIDGICEPEAAALLREFFATRR; translated from the coding sequence ATGAGCCGTTTTACCACCCATATGTACACCGCGCTGGAGGAGGCCCGCGCCGCCGCCGCGCGCGGGGAGGTGCCGGTGGGCGCGGTGCTGACCGATCCGGCGGGCCGGGTCGTGGCCCGCGCGGGCAACCGCACGCGGGAATTGCATGACCCCACCGCCCATGCCGAAATCCTTGCGATCCGCGCCGCTTGCGCCGCCGCAGGCTCGGACCGGCTGCCGGGGCATGTGTTATGGGTGACGCTGGAGCCCTGCCCCATGTGCGCCACCGCGATCTCGGCCGCGCGGATCGCCCGGCTGATCTATGGCGCCGCCGACCCGAAATCCGGCGGTGTGGCGCAGGGACCGCGCATCTTTGCCCATCCGCAGGCACATCACCGGCCCGAAGTCATCGACGGAATTTGCGAGCCGGAGGCCGCGGCCCTGCTACGGGAGTTCTTCGCAACACGCCGCTAA
- a CDS encoding pseudouridine synthase, producing MTDQPATPPKSTGPAGDRIAKVLARAGVASRRDAERMIEAGRVRVNGRVIESPALNVTEADRIEVDEQPLAEPEPARLWLYHKPAGLVTTARDEKGRDTVFDALPAEMPRVMSVGRLDLNSEGLLLLTNDGEIKRRLELPSTGWLRKYRVRMKGAPKDEDFAPLREGLVIEGERFQAMDVTLDRQQGANAWATIGIREGRNREIRRAIEAIGFAVNRLIRVSYGPFRLNDLREGEVEEVKQKVLRDQLGLEKNWADPKEKPKRHVKRKPRPDAEARAADVAGAAGLRGGARKPGRGAPGAGKPGEARGEARAFGGKPADRKFGAGKPTAGKPGSGKFAGKRAGEAEDRGARGGEGKPQAGRSRDANRDPASRDNRAGRSFTPKSGPRPTGRGPGTKPKR from the coding sequence ATGACCGATCAGCCCGCCACCCCGCCCAAATCCACCGGCCCAGCCGGCGACCGCATTGCCAAGGTGCTCGCCCGTGCTGGCGTCGCCTCCCGCCGGGATGCCGAGCGGATGATCGAGGCCGGGCGCGTGCGCGTCAACGGTCGGGTCATCGAAAGCCCGGCACTCAACGTCACCGAGGCCGACCGCATCGAGGTGGACGAACAGCCCTTGGCCGAGCCTGAACCCGCGCGCCTGTGGCTGTATCATAAGCCTGCGGGGCTGGTGACGACCGCCCGTGACGAGAAGGGCCGCGACACGGTGTTCGATGCGTTGCCCGCCGAGATGCCGCGCGTGATGTCGGTGGGGCGGCTTGACCTGAATTCCGAAGGTCTGCTGCTTCTGACCAATGACGGCGAGATCAAGCGCCGGTTGGAATTGCCCTCCACCGGCTGGCTGCGGAAATATCGCGTTCGCATGAAAGGCGCGCCTAAGGACGAGGATTTCGCGCCGCTGCGCGAGGGGCTCGTGATCGAGGGCGAGCGGTTTCAGGCGATGGATGTGACGCTCGACCGCCAGCAGGGCGCGAATGCGTGGGCCACGATCGGCATCCGTGAGGGCCGCAACCGCGAGATCCGCCGCGCGATCGAGGCCATTGGCTTTGCCGTGAACCGGCTGATCCGCGTCAGCTACGGCCCCTTCCGCCTGAATGATCTGCGCGAGGGGGAGGTCGAAGAGGTCAAGCAGAAGGTGCTGCGCGACCAGCTGGGGCTGGAGAAGAACTGGGCCGATCCCAAGGAAAAACCCAAGCGCCATGTGAAGCGCAAACCGCGTCCCGACGCCGAAGCCCGCGCCGCCGATGTGGCGGGCGCAGCGGGTCTGCGCGGCGGTGCGCGCAAGCCCGGACGCGGCGCGCCCGGCGCGGGCAAGCCGGGCGAGGCGCGGGGGGAAGCACGGGCCTTTGGCGGAAAGCCTGCGGACCGCAAATTCGGTGCGGGCAAGCCGACGGCAGGGAAGCCGGGCAGCGGTAAATTCGCAGGCAAACGCGCGGGAGAGGCCGAAGACCGCGGCGCGCGCGGCGGCGAAGGCAAGCCACAGGCTGGCCGCAGCCGCGATGCCAACCGCGATCCCGCCAGTCGTGATAACCGTGCCGGGCGCAGCTTCACCCCCAAATCCGGCCCCCGCCCCACAGGCCGTGGCCCCGGCACCAAGCCCAAACGCTGA
- the xseA gene encoding exodeoxyribonuclease VII large subunit, giving the protein MSDLIDDDAAETGGNAPEFTVTEISGAIKRTIEGEFSHIRVRGEIGRVSRPRSGHVYLDLKDDRSVLSGVIWKGVASRLTTPPEEGMEVIATGRLTTFGGQSKYQIVIEDIAPAGIGALMAMLEKRRQMLAAEGLFDPERKRALPYLPEVIGVVTSPSGAVIRDILHRLRDRFPRKVLVWPVAVQGQACAAQVTAAIEGFNRMTPGGALPRPDLLIVARGGGSIEDLWGFNEESVVRAAAASAIPLISAVGHETDTTLIDHAADRRAPTPTAAAEMAVPVRLELMATVTECEGRLSRAAARMIGDRGQRLRDLSRALPRPEMLVGQAQQRFDLWADRLPAALKASVQRRKLTLSDRAAALRPGLLRRQVAEARRSYESCALRLRPQLVDRGRMQASRDLALLSARLDQGFVQGVTVRRERLDAVERLRQTLGYQETLRRGYAVVRAGEEVVTTAARAREAGALEIEFADGRFRLGGAAPKPARKAPKGPDTPPEQGSLL; this is encoded by the coding sequence ATGTCCGATCTGATCGACGACGATGCCGCCGAGACCGGCGGCAATGCCCCTGAATTTACGGTCACCGAGATTTCGGGCGCGATCAAGCGCACCATCGAGGGGGAGTTTTCCCATATCCGCGTGCGCGGGGAAATCGGCCGCGTCAGCCGCCCGCGCTCCGGCCATGTCTATCTGGACCTGAAAGATGACCGCTCCGTCCTGTCCGGCGTGATCTGGAAGGGCGTCGCCAGCCGCCTGACCACCCCGCCCGAAGAAGGCATGGAGGTCATCGCCACCGGGCGGCTGACCACATTTGGCGGCCAGTCGAAATATCAGATCGTGATCGAGGATATCGCCCCTGCCGGGATAGGCGCGCTGATGGCCATGCTGGAAAAGCGCCGTCAGATGCTGGCTGCCGAGGGGCTGTTCGATCCCGAGCGCAAACGCGCCCTGCCCTATCTGCCGGAGGTGATCGGCGTCGTGACCTCGCCCTCCGGCGCGGTGATCCGCGACATCCTGCACCGTCTGCGCGACCGGTTCCCGCGCAAGGTTCTGGTCTGGCCGGTTGCGGTGCAGGGACAGGCCTGCGCGGCACAGGTGACCGCCGCGATCGAAGGGTTCAACCGGATGACGCCCGGCGGCGCCCTGCCCCGGCCCGATCTGCTGATCGTGGCGCGTGGGGGGGGCTCGATCGAGGATCTGTGGGGGTTCAACGAGGAAAGCGTTGTGCGCGCGGCGGCGGCTTCGGCCATTCCGCTGATCTCTGCCGTGGGGCATGAGACGGACACGACGCTTATCGACCACGCCGCCGACCGTCGCGCACCGACGCCGACCGCCGCTGCCGAAATGGCCGTGCCCGTGCGATTGGAACTGATGGCGACGGTCACCGAATGCGAAGGCCGGTTAAGCCGCGCCGCCGCCCGGATGATCGGCGACCGGGGTCAAAGGTTGCGCGATCTGTCCCGCGCGTTGCCGCGTCCCGAAATGCTGGTCGGTCAGGCACAGCAGCGGTTTGACCTCTGGGCCGACAGGCTGCCAGCGGCGCTGAAAGCCTCGGTCCAGCGGCGCAAGCTGACCCTGTCGGACCGCGCCGCCGCGCTGCGCCCCGGTCTGTTGCGGCGTCAGGTGGCCGAGGCCCGGCGGAGCTATGAAAGCTGCGCGCTGCGCCTGCGCCCGCAATTGGTGGACCGTGGCCGGATGCAGGCATCGCGCGATCTGGCGCTGCTGAGCGCGCGGCTCGATCAAGGCTTCGTGCAGGGTGTCACGGTCCGGCGCGAGCGGCTGGATGCAGTGGAACGCCTGCGTCAGACGCTGGGCTATCAGGAAACCCTGCGGCGCGGCTACGCGGTTGTGCGCGCAGGCGAGGAGGTCGTGACCACCGCCGCCCGCGCCCGCGAGGCCGGAGCGCTGGAGATCGAGTTCGCCGATGGTCGTTTCCGTCTGGGAGGCGCAGCCCCGAAACCCGCGCGCAAGGCCCCGAAAGGCCCCGACACGCCCCCTGAACAGGGAAGCCTGCTGTAA
- the purD gene encoding phosphoribosylamine--glycine ligase, with amino-acid sequence MNILLLGAGGREHALAWAIKQNPKCDRLIVAPGNAGIAAVAECADLDIVDPGAVVQFATDMAVDFVVIGPEAPLAAGVADELDAAGILVFGPSQAAAQLEASKRFTKEVCDAASAPTAAWARFDAAEPAKAYLREHGAPIVVKADGLAAGKGVIVAETLDQALDAVDDMFGGEFGAAGAEVVIEEFMTGEEASFFVLCDGETVLPIGTAQDHKRVGEGDTGPNTGGMGAYSPAPIMDDAVTQAALDQIIRPTMAEMARRGTPYKGVLYAGLMIEKGQPRLVEYNARFGDPECQVLMLRLGGQILDLLLAVAEGRLAEARVNWADDHALTVVLAAQGYPGAYRKGTEIRGLDALPETSSEMTFHAGTAMHEGALVATGGRVLNCTARGATLTEARDRAYALVDAIEWPEGFCRRDIGWRALG; translated from the coding sequence ATGAACATCCTTCTTCTGGGGGCGGGCGGACGCGAACATGCGCTGGCCTGGGCGATCAAGCAGAACCCCAAATGCGACCGGCTGATCGTGGCGCCGGGCAATGCCGGGATCGCGGCGGTTGCCGAATGTGCCGATCTCGACATTGTCGATCCGGGCGCGGTGGTGCAGTTCGCGACCGACATGGCGGTGGATTTCGTCGTGATCGGCCCCGAGGCGCCGCTGGCCGCAGGTGTGGCCGATGAGCTTGACGCGGCGGGTATCCTCGTCTTTGGCCCGTCGCAGGCGGCGGCTCAGCTTGAAGCGTCCAAGCGCTTTACCAAGGAGGTCTGCGATGCGGCCTCTGCCCCCACCGCTGCATGGGCCCGGTTCGATGCTGCGGAGCCTGCGAAAGCCTACCTGCGCGAGCACGGCGCCCCCATCGTGGTGAAGGCCGACGGCCTCGCCGCGGGCAAGGGCGTGATCGTGGCCGAAACGCTGGACCAAGCGCTCGACGCCGTAGACGACATGTTCGGCGGCGAATTCGGCGCAGCGGGCGCCGAGGTGGTGATCGAAGAATTCATGACCGGCGAGGAGGCGAGCTTCTTCGTGCTCTGCGATGGCGAAACCGTCCTGCCCATCGGCACGGCGCAGGACCACAAACGCGTGGGCGAAGGCGACACCGGCCCCAACACCGGCGGCATGGGCGCCTATTCCCCCGCGCCGATCATGGACGACGCGGTAACGCAGGCCGCGCTGGATCAGATCATCCGCCCGACGATGGCCGAAATGGCGCGGCGCGGCACCCCGTATAAAGGCGTGCTCTATGCTGGGTTGATGATCGAAAAAGGCCAGCCCCGGCTTGTCGAATACAACGCCCGCTTTGGCGATCCGGAATGTCAGGTGCTGATGCTGCGGCTGGGCGGGCAGATCCTCGATCTGCTTTTGGCTGTGGCCGAGGGGCGGCTGGCGGAGGCACGGGTGAACTGGGCTGACGACCACGCGTTGACAGTGGTGCTGGCCGCCCAAGGCTATCCCGGTGCCTATCGCAAGGGCACGGAAATCCGTGGGCTGGACGCGCTGCCGGAAACCAGCAGCGAAATGACATTCCACGCGGGCACGGCGATGCATGAAGGCGCTTTAGTGGCCACGGGCGGGCGCGTGCTGAACTGCACCGCGCGCGGGGCGACGCTGACCGAAGCGCGCGACCGCGCCTATGCACTGGTCGACGCAATTGAGTGGCCCGAAGGCTTCTGCCGCCGCGATATCGGCTGGCGCGCGCTGGGATAA
- a CDS encoding DUF3008 family protein gives MPAKSEAQQKAAGAALSAKRGDTKVSDLQGASKDMYDSMSESELEDFASTSHDDLPKKKND, from the coding sequence ATGCCAGCCAAATCCGAAGCCCAACAGAAAGCCGCCGGTGCGGCGCTTTCCGCGAAACGCGGCGACACCAAGGTCAGCGACCTGCAGGGCGCCTCGAAGGACATGTACGATTCGATGAGCGAATCGGAACTGGAGGATTTTGCGTCCACCTCCCACGACGATCTGCCAAAGAAGAAAAACGACTAA